A region from the Algoriphagus machipongonensis genome encodes:
- a CDS encoding sodium:solute symporter yields the protein MDLPIFDLLVFLIYMLAIVGFGISFSFRKRTSLDFTTGGGRLPTWAIGMSIFATFVSSISFLALPGNAYLSNWNGFVFSLSIPLAAWIAVKFFVPLYRKLNSESAYFYLEQRFGLWARVYASVCYLLTQLARMGTILYLLALPMNALFGWSIPMIIIITGISVIGYSMMGGIEAVIWTDAIQGIVLILGAITCLGIIFWEIPGGPTEVFRIAAEGDKFSLGSFQLDFTSATFWMILVYGLFINLQNFGIDQNYVQRYISAKNEKEAIKSTWLGSLLYVPVSLIFFFIGTALFAFYQAQPDLLPATISGLENSDKVFPYFIVSQLPTGITGLLIASIFAAGMSSVSTSVNSSATVILSDHYKKYIHPNPSEKTSLFVLKAASVLTGLLSIFVGLAFNGVESALDAWWALASIFSGGILGLFLLGFIVKSTQSNQAAIAVLAGVLVIFWMSLGSFFLTGDLDIYQNPLHSNMTIVLGTLTIFILGFLLTLSGKKKKPSL from the coding sequence ATGGATCTTCCCATTTTTGACCTCCTTGTTTTTTTAATCTATATGTTGGCGATAGTTGGCTTCGGGATTTCCTTTTCCTTTCGAAAAAGAACTTCATTGGACTTTACTACTGGGGGAGGAAGGCTACCCACTTGGGCGATAGGCATGTCAATTTTCGCCACTTTTGTGAGTTCAATCAGCTTTCTAGCCTTGCCGGGAAATGCCTACTTATCGAATTGGAATGGTTTTGTGTTCAGCTTATCAATTCCACTGGCAGCATGGATTGCAGTCAAGTTTTTTGTTCCCCTTTATAGAAAATTGAATAGCGAATCAGCTTATTTCTACTTGGAGCAGCGTTTTGGTCTTTGGGCAAGAGTCTATGCCTCTGTTTGTTATTTATTGACTCAGTTAGCCCGTATGGGGACCATCCTGTATTTATTGGCATTACCCATGAACGCACTATTTGGGTGGAGCATACCCATGATCATCATTATCACCGGAATCTCTGTGATTGGGTATTCCATGATGGGTGGAATTGAAGCCGTCATCTGGACCGATGCTATCCAAGGAATTGTATTAATTCTTGGGGCAATCACCTGCTTGGGCATCATTTTCTGGGAGATCCCTGGTGGGCCAACAGAAGTTTTTCGAATTGCTGCAGAGGGAGATAAATTCAGTTTAGGGAGCTTCCAATTAGACTTTACAAGCGCTACATTTTGGATGATTTTAGTTTATGGCTTATTTATCAATCTGCAGAATTTCGGGATAGATCAGAATTACGTTCAACGCTATATCAGCGCTAAAAATGAAAAAGAAGCCATCAAATCTACTTGGCTTGGAAGTCTACTCTATGTTCCGGTTTCCTTAATATTTTTCTTCATCGGAACAGCTCTTTTTGCTTTCTATCAAGCACAGCCAGATCTGCTTCCAGCTACTATTTCGGGCCTTGAAAACAGCGATAAGGTATTTCCTTATTTTATCGTCTCTCAATTACCTACCGGTATTACAGGATTGTTGATCGCATCGATTTTTGCAGCTGGAATGAGCTCAGTTTCTACCAGTGTAAATAGCTCTGCTACAGTCATACTTTCTGACCATTATAAAAAGTACATCCACCCTAATCCTTCAGAGAAAACCTCTTTATTCGTTTTGAAAGCAGCCTCTGTCCTAACAGGCCTCCTAAGCATCTTTGTTGGACTTGCTTTCAATGGAGTAGAAAGTGCTTTGGATGCTTGGTGGGCCTTGGCCTCCATTTTTAGCGGAGGAATATTAGGCTTATTCCTACTTGGGTTTATAGTAAAATCCACCCAAAGTAATCAGGCCGCCATTGCCGTATTAGCTGGAGTATTGGTCATCTTTTGGATGAGTTTGGGAAGCTTTTTCTTGACAGGAGATCTGGATATTTATCAAAACCCGCTCCATAGCAATATGACGATCGTTTTGGGAACATTGACCATTTTTATACTAGGTTTCTTGCTTACGCTTTCCGGCAAAAAGAAAAAACCAAGCCTTTAA